In Zingiber officinale cultivar Zhangliang chromosome 8B, Zo_v1.1, whole genome shotgun sequence, a single genomic region encodes these proteins:
- the LOC122017526 gene encoding bZIP transcription factor 29-like isoform X2, whose product MEEAAGGMTMLQQQQHGASSPLFPDHPPLPLPPPPSQLHLKPPAAPRSLGEPFHSRSRSQPAACFSFDSSPTTSLSDSLSMDDHDIAQVAAADSDLPPRGAHRRSQSDVPFAFLPPLPLPPGAGVKMEVQWDRGFDGEDLFSTYMNLDGFDMLTDGRENEAESNSSGAVQRGAAGDPALVTAASRHCRSLSMDSFMRKFNFEEEESAKLQPPRGSRARSSAKLVNSMGTEPSTFSLDFGNGQFTPPEMKKIMENEKLVELAMADPKRVKRILANRQSAARSKERKMRYIAELEHKVQLLQTETTAMSAQFTLLQRDSAGLVNQNNELKFRLQSMEQQAQLRDALNEALTAEVQRLKLAASGLVDAHDSTNTNQQTSLNARTMDCRQDQ is encoded by the exons GACCACCCGCCGCTgccgctgccgccgccgccgtcgcAGTTGCACCTGAAGCCCCCCGCAGCGCCTAGATCTCTCGGCGAACCCTTCCACTCCCGCTCCCGCTCCCAGCCTGCGGCCTGCTTCTCCTTCGACTCCTCGCCCACCACCTCCCTCTCCGACTCCCTCTCCATGGACGACCACGACATCGCCCAGGTCGCCGCCGCCGACAGCGACCTTCCGCCTCGCGGGGCCCACCGGCGATCTCAGAGCGACGTGCCCTTCGCCTTCCTGCCTCCTCTGCCCCTGCCACCCGGCGCCGGAGTCAAGATGGAGGTCCAGTGGGACCGGGGGTTCGACGGCGAAGATTTGTTCAGCACCTACATGAACTTGGATGGCTTCGACATGCTCACGGACGGCAGAGAGAACGAGGCGGAGAGCAACTCGTCGGGGGCGGTGCAGCGGGGCGCCGCCGGGGACCCTGCTCTGGTTACGGCGGCTTCCCGGCATTGCAGGAGTCTCTCGATGGACAGCTTCATGAGGAAGTTCAACTTCGAGGAGGAGGAATCAGCAAAGCTGCAGCCGCCTCGCGGATCGCGAGCAAGATCGAGCGCTAAGCTGGTCAATTCTATGGGCACGGAGCCTAGCACCTTCAGCTTGGATTTTGGTAACGGCCAATTTACGCCGCCCGAGATGAAGAAAATCATGGAGAACGAAAAACTCGTGGAGCTGGCAATGGCGGATCCCAAACGTGTTAAAAG GATACTAGCGAATCGACAGTCAGCTGCGCGATCCAAGGAGCGAAAAATGCGATACATtgcagagttagaacacaaagtGCAGCTGTTGCAGACAGAAACCACCGCTATGTCAGCACAGTTCACGTTGTTGCAA AGGGACTCAGCTGGACTTGTAAATCAGAACAATGAGCTCAAGTTCCGACTTCAATCGATGGAGCAACAAGCACAACTTAGAGATG CTTTAAATGAGGCATTGACTGCAGAAGTTCAACGACTGAAACTTGCTGCAAGTGGGCTTGTAGATGCTCATGATTCAACCAACACCAACCAACAAACATCACTTAACGCTCGAACAATGGATTGCAGACAAGATCAATGA
- the LOC122017526 gene encoding bZIP transcription factor 29-like isoform X1, translating to MEEAAGGMTMLQQQQHGASSPLFPDHPPLPLPPPPSQLHLKPPAAPRSLGEPFHSRSRSQPAACFSFDSSPTTSLSDSLSMDDHDIAQVAAADSDLPPRGAHRRSQSDVPFAFLPPLPLPPGAGVKMEVQWDRGFDGEDLFSTYMNLDGFDMLTDGRENEAESNSSGAVQRGAAGDPALVTAASRHCRSLSMDSFMRKFNFEEEESAKLQPPRGSRARSSAKLVNSMGTEPSTFSLDFGNGQFTPPEMKKIMENEKLVELAMADPKRVKRILANRQSAARSKERKMRYIAELEHKVQLLQTETTAMSAQFTLLQVSCSSLLLLLLLLLFLIEFLLLSLQRDSAGLVNQNNELKFRLQSMEQQAQLRDALNEALTAEVQRLKLAASGLVDAHDSTNTNQQTSLNARTMDCRQDQ from the exons GACCACCCGCCGCTgccgctgccgccgccgccgtcgcAGTTGCACCTGAAGCCCCCCGCAGCGCCTAGATCTCTCGGCGAACCCTTCCACTCCCGCTCCCGCTCCCAGCCTGCGGCCTGCTTCTCCTTCGACTCCTCGCCCACCACCTCCCTCTCCGACTCCCTCTCCATGGACGACCACGACATCGCCCAGGTCGCCGCCGCCGACAGCGACCTTCCGCCTCGCGGGGCCCACCGGCGATCTCAGAGCGACGTGCCCTTCGCCTTCCTGCCTCCTCTGCCCCTGCCACCCGGCGCCGGAGTCAAGATGGAGGTCCAGTGGGACCGGGGGTTCGACGGCGAAGATTTGTTCAGCACCTACATGAACTTGGATGGCTTCGACATGCTCACGGACGGCAGAGAGAACGAGGCGGAGAGCAACTCGTCGGGGGCGGTGCAGCGGGGCGCCGCCGGGGACCCTGCTCTGGTTACGGCGGCTTCCCGGCATTGCAGGAGTCTCTCGATGGACAGCTTCATGAGGAAGTTCAACTTCGAGGAGGAGGAATCAGCAAAGCTGCAGCCGCCTCGCGGATCGCGAGCAAGATCGAGCGCTAAGCTGGTCAATTCTATGGGCACGGAGCCTAGCACCTTCAGCTTGGATTTTGGTAACGGCCAATTTACGCCGCCCGAGATGAAGAAAATCATGGAGAACGAAAAACTCGTGGAGCTGGCAATGGCGGATCCCAAACGTGTTAAAAG GATACTAGCGAATCGACAGTCAGCTGCGCGATCCAAGGAGCGAAAAATGCGATACATtgcagagttagaacacaaagtGCAGCTGTTGCAGACAGAAACCACCGCTATGTCAGCACAGTTCACGTTGTTGCAAGTGAGTTGTTCATCTCTACtgctactactactactattattatttttaattgagtTTCTATTACTTTCACTGCAGAGGGACTCAGCTGGACTTGTAAATCAGAACAATGAGCTCAAGTTCCGACTTCAATCGATGGAGCAACAAGCACAACTTAGAGATG CTTTAAATGAGGCATTGACTGCAGAAGTTCAACGACTGAAACTTGCTGCAAGTGGGCTTGTAGATGCTCATGATTCAACCAACACCAACCAACAAACATCACTTAACGCTCGAACAATGGATTGCAGACAAGATCAATGA
- the LOC122016367 gene encoding xyloglucan galactosyltransferase XLT2-like: protein MFPGSPIARPHDQLLNSPPKGTPQSTPPHSASASPQHPIKFPSAYSFPFCNRPALVLSLLALQLILLLSARLLPAPRLPGPHLHRFGYGSCSSSGYIYVYDLPPVFNSDILAECHHLNPWHSRCAALSNSGFGPRADDLAGVVPSTLLPSWYSTDQFTAEVIFHRRILGHRCRTTDPSVATAFYVPFYAGLAIAKHLWSTGSSSRDRDNDGALLLRWIKDQLPWQRSGGWDHFIVLGRITWDFRRSREGDWGGNFLYMPGMENVTRLLIERNPWDSKDVGIPYPTRFHPRTAGDVREWQRFVLSRNRSTLFGFAGALRAAVKDDFRGLLMRECTRAGSGQCRHVDCGSGRCGNRSAETMGLFLDSVFCLQPRGDSFTRRSMFDCMLAGTVPVLFWRRSAYVQYGWYLPPEGEWSVFIDRREVRSGAARVREVLEGIGEERARRMRERVVEMIPRLVYAAAEEGLGEGMQDAFDVAVDGVLRGFREQRRRRLGREEDRGV, encoded by the coding sequence ATGTTTCCCGGCTCGCCGATTGCACGGCCGCACGACCAACTCCTTAACAGCCCACCAAAGGGAACGCCTCAGTCGACTCCGCCGCACTCCGCCTCCGCCTCCCCGCAGCACCCCATCAAGTTCCCTTCCGCCTACTCTTTCCCCTTCTGCAACCGTCCCGCCCTCGTCCTATCCCTCCTGGCTCTGCAGCTCATCCTCCTCCTCTCCGCTCGCTTACTCCCTGCGCCCCGCCTCCCCGGACCCCACCTTCACCGCTTCGGCTACGGCTCGTGCTCCTCCTCCGGATATATCTACGTCTACGATCTTCCTCCTGTGTTTAATTCGGATATCCTCGCCGAATGCCACCACCTCAATCCATGGCACTCCCGATGCGCCGCGCTTTCCAATTCCGGGTTTGGCCCTCGCGCCGACGACCTCGCCGGTGTGGTTCCATCCACCTTGCTCCCCTCGTGGTACTCCACCGACCAATTCACCGCCGAGGTCATTTTCCACCGCCGAATCCTCGGTCACCGCTGCCGCACGACCGATCCATCCGTCGCGACTGCCTTCTACGTCCCCTTCTACGCCGGACTCGCCATCGCCAAGCACCTGTGGTCCACCGGCTCCAGCTCACGAGACAGAGACAACGACGGTGCCCTCCTCCTCCGGTGGATTAAGGACCAACTTCCGTGGCAGCGATCTGGCGGCTGGGATCACTTCATCGTGCTGGGACGGATCACGTGGGACTTCCGGCGGTCAAGGGAGGGCGACTGGGGCGGCAACTTCCTCTACATGCCCGGGATGGAGAACGTCACCCGACTCCTCATCGAGCGCAACCCGTGGGACAGCAAGGACGTCGGAATCCCCTACCCCACCCGCTTCCACCCCCGGACCGCCGGCGACGTCCGCGAGTGGCAGCGGTTCGTGCTGAGCCGGAATCGGTCGACTCTGTTCGGGTTCGCGGGGGCGTTGCGGGCTGCGGTCAAGGACGACTTCCGGGGTCTGCTTATGCGCGAGTGCACGCGCGCGGGAAGCGGGCAGTGCCGCCACGTGGACTGCGGGAGCGGCCGGTGCGGCAACCGCAGCGCCGAGACCATGGGCCTCTTCCTAGACTCCGTCTTCTGCCTGCAGCCACGCGGCGACAGCTTCACGCGGCGATCGATGTTCGACTGCATGTTGGCGGGCACCGTGCCGGTGCTCTTTTGGCGGCGCAGCGCCTACGTGCAGTACGGGTGGTACCTCCCGCCGGAGGGGGAGTGGTCGGTGTTCATCGACCGGAGGGAAGTGAGGAGCGGAGCGGCGCGGGTGAGGGAGGTGTTGGAGGGGATAGGAGAGGAGCGAGCGCGCCGGATGAGGGAGAGGGTGGTGGAGATGATACCGAGGCTGGTCTATGCGGCGGCTGAGGAGGGGCTAGGGGAAGGCATGCAGGACGCTTTCGACGTGGCCGTCGATGGCGTGCTCCGGGGGTTCCGGGAGCAGCGTCGCCGCCGGCTGGGGAGGGAGGAGGATAGGGGAGTGTAG
- the LOC122017088 gene encoding uncharacterized protein LOC122017088, with protein sequence MADQGDPLAAGAGEETLERLVEASRTPQGRARLASSGALGAALHCLTDDPAPAILPLLRLVRNLCAGDATNQDAFIELGGPDQIASILLRDPPAPADVVRTALQALGNAAAAGEAHRSAVWARFFPTLLLQVARYHEPAICDPLCMVLDTCCSSGGGRQRLAELCNTETGLPILLEVITTARAVAYKGDWLYWLLCKVCIEEPYFPCVFMGLDLLGTLDNSIKCGSVHFTIDQTFLLEVLIEYLRDRPKDVSIISNLFALEVLKVLKKASSLVEFTSLGNSDLPTGCSAVDVLGYSLVILRHICAWENSVSHAGDSYVDSLLSAGLLQHLLCLLGELEPPAIIRKSMNTRDQSGPSAAARKVCPYRGYRRDLVSVIANCLHGRKKVQDEIRQLKAIPLLLQQCVVDEDNPLVREWGLWAIRNLLEGNLENQNELSEFQLQQPVNTPEIDGIGLRVVIDEKTGRPKLVNV encoded by the exons ATGGCCGATCAAGGCGATCCCCTCGCGGCGGGCGCAGGAGAGGAAACCCTAGAACGCCTCGTGGAAGCTTCCAGAACCCCCCAGGGCCGCGCTCGCCTCGCCTCCAGCGGAGCCCTCGGTGCGGCCCTCCACTGCCTCACCGACGACCCTGCGCCCGCCATCCTCCCTCTCCTCCGGCTCGTCCGCAATCTCTGCGCTGGGGACGCCACCAACCAGGACGCCTTCATTGAGCTCGGTGGCCCTGATCAAATTGCATCCATTCTCCTGAGAGATCCGCCGGCGCCGGCCGACGTCGTGCGCACCGCGCTTCAGGCGTTGGGGAACGCTGCAGCTGCCGGGGAGGCGCATCGGTCGGCCGTGTGGGCCAGGTTCTTTCCAACTTTGTTACTTCAGGTGGCTCGGTACCATGAGCCGGCTATCTGTGATCCTCTGTGCATGGTTTTGGACACGTGCTGTTCTTCCGGGGGAGGGCGTCAGAGGCTGGCAGAGCTTTGCAACACTGAGACCGGATTGCCAATTCTTTTGGAGGTCATAACCACAGCTCGTGCAG TGGCATACAAGGGTGATTGGCTATATTGGCTCCTTTGCAAAGTTTGCATTGAAGAACCATACTTCCCGTGTGTGTTTATGGGATTAGACCTACTTGGTACTTTGGATAACTCAATAAAGTGTGGGTCTGTGCACTTTACTATAGATCAGACATTCCTTCTTGAAGTTTTGATAGAATACTTGAGAGATCGACCTAAGGATGTTTCCATAATTTCcaatctttttgcacttgaagTTCTGAAAGTCCTCAAAAAAGCATCATCACTTGTTGAATTTACTTCTCTTGGAAATTCTGATCTTCCAACTGGTTGCTCTGCAGTTGATGTCCTAGGCTATTCACTTGTTATTTTGAGGCATATATGTGCTTGGGAGAATTCTGTTTCACATGCTGGAGACTCCTATGTTGATTCATTGTTATCTGCAGGCCTTCTACAGCATCTTTTGTGTTTATTAGGTGAGCTTGAGCCACCAGCAATTATTAGAAAATCCATGAACACTAGGGACCAGTCAGGACCATCAGCAGCCGCTAGAAAGGTCTGCCCTTATAGAGGGTATCGGAGAGACCTAGTTTCTGTTATTGCCAATTGTCTACATGGCAGGAAAAAGGTTCAAGATGAGATCAGACAGCTTAAAGCTATTCCTTTGCTGTTGCAACAATGTGTTGTTGACGAGGACAATCCCTTGGTAAGAGAATGGGGATTGTGGGCTATAAGGAACTTGCTAGAAGGAAATTTGGAAAACCAGAATGAATTatccgagtttcagttacagcaGCCTGTGAACACACCTGAGATTGATGGTATTGGTCTGCGTGTGGTAATAGATGAGAAAACTGGACGTCCCAAACTGGTAAATGTTTGA